From the Plasmodium vivax chromosome 5, whole genome shotgun sequence genome, one window contains:
- a CDS encoding hypothetical protein, conserved (encoded by transcript PVX_089140A): protein MSAPSKRANSAGGAPSQPVGKDNSEVKSSAEVKNSTEAKDGSKPLNKADAKDGSAALHKAHRQSSNTFANITLCLMGMSSVLLYNCVLNTTPHIHELLNRNIEVSFTFFLYFSVLVFISLISSLFIEVKTRTYDICFVMSFILQLVYPLVVKYYYDRTFLFYLLIGLIGATCSLMKTMIFAIATIALNSSKVICLSYGLTGIYSLFITTTFFYFLIKIDKDVRKLMQSTFATCVINCSFIFVSFVCYSVLKGTDEFKRKFKMYQEEREGKRARSGSGALFDTVGGTTGGASFVIAVEGSTREGGYGGKEGDKEKQPRKGDTDNADAKGGRDPMEVAPKSRFPPGASSFNVKTNEMMKQARIKAFLYKKSFIFLFCTFYNIFLKIAVFPVVCPEMWTRNVDERYILIGMVQLADCVSRIFPTFAEAVPVFKMFLLPQRKVLIYSLARTFLSVLCLIIPLTDTALLQNFVFKCVLIFSNIYLNGWFVVLSFINISDVLKPLNSMSNVAMVSSFGSTLLRVGLLTGYGASTLYKRYVAGG from the coding sequence ATGAGCGCACCCAGTAAGCGAGCCAACTCGGCGGGGGGCGCCCCCTCGCAGCCGGTCGGGAAGGACAACTCGGAAGTGAAGAGCAGCGCGGAAGTGAAGAACAGCACAGAGGCGAAAGACGGGAGCAAACCGCTAAACAAGGCAGACGCTAAAGACGGGAGCGCAGCGCTTCACAAAGCGCACCGCCAAAGCAGCAACACGTTCGCAAACATAACCCTGTGCCTGATGGGCATGTCCTCCGTTCTGCTCTACAACTGCGTGTTGAACACCACCCCCCACATCCACGAGCTGCTAAACAGAAACATCGAAGTGTccttcaccttcttcttATACTTCTCCGTCCTAGTGTTCATCTCGCTCATCAGTTCTTTATTTATCGAAGTGAAGACGAGGACCTACGATATTTGCTTTGTCATGTCGTTTATCCTTCAGCTTGTTTACCCCCTAGTGGTCAAGTACTACTATGACCGgacctttttattttatttgctcaTCGGATTGATTGGTGCGACGTGCTCCTTGATGAAGACGATGATTTTTGCAATTGCCACCATCGCGTTGAATAGCTCCAAGGTGATTTGTCTGTCGTACGGTTTGACTGGAATTTACTCCCTTTTCATTAccaccacttttttttattttttaataaaaattgacaaaGATGTGCGTAAGCTTATGCAGTCCACTTTTGCCACCTGCGTAATTAATTGCAGCTTCATCTTCGTCTCCTTCGTTTGCTACTCCGTGTTGAAAGGGACTGATGAGTTTAAGCGCAAGTTCAAAATGTACCAGGAGGAAAGGGAGGGGAAACGCGCACGGAGTGGAAGCGGTGCGCTGTTCGACACGGTTGGGGGAACGACCGGGGGGGCCTCTTTCGTGATAGCGGTCGAGGGTTCCACTCGAGAAGGTGGCTACGGTGGGAAGGAAGGCgacaaggagaagcagccccGGAAGGGAGATACGGATAATGCGGATGCGAAGGGTGGGAGAGACCCCATGGAGGTTGCCCCAAAgagccgcttccccccaggcGCCTCCTCATTCAACGTGAAGACAAACGAAATGATGAAGCAGGCCAGGATCAAGGCATTCCTCTACAAGAAGTCCTTCATTTTCctattttgcacattttacaacatttttctGAAGATTGCAGTTTTCCCCGTTGTCTGCCCCGAAATGTGGACGAGAAATGTTGATGAGCGGTACATCCTGATTGGCATGGTGCAGCTGGCTGACTGCGTCAGTAGGATATTCCCAACATTTGCAGAGGCGGTGCCcgtatttaaaatgtttcttCTGCCACAAAGGAAGGTACTCATATACTCCCTCGCGAGGACGTTTCTATCCGTCCTCTGTTTGATAATCCCCCTGACAGATACGGCCCTGttgcaaaattttgtttttaagtgcgtcttaattttttctaatatttACCTTAATGGCTGGTTTGTCGTTTTGTCCTTCATCAACATTTCGGATGTGTTGAAGCCGCTCAACTCGATGAGCAACGTGGCCATGGTCAGCAGCTTCGGCTCCACGCTGCTCCGGGTGGGCTTGCTCACGGGCTACGGCGCCTCGACCCTCTACAAGCGCTACGTCGCGGGGGGGtga
- a CDS encoding GTP-binding protein, putative (encoded by transcript PVX_089145A): MRILTEPTDHLMVRNERRFCDFLWVVAKSGKGGEPNYKRRRSRKLKGEGYGGHGGNVILKSKKSIYDLIKIEQKVKANDGENFKENSRGKDGSDKVIFVPVGTIVRKRIYCKKKNENNRKVYKSIFWYQFLKENEELLVARGGKGGISYSFFKKHDYRLPEMGEKMLLELELRLLNDVAFIGIENSGKTSLCSSLSRYYGNISSHMFSTTIPHVSNINYIDGVEITLLDTPFLFHNAHRDCSRGKRILRHLYRSKLIVYVIDVASDQLENVDDTQVEDYYTESLKGGRGRTGGSGRTGEEIRAVDAAVAVDAADAMDAENLTSPPHRDTHVHTSNETRANPKDYHNDTIKQIKMLRNELFLFNPDYLKKKELVVATKCDMLHKNALLNLDSLYFRLQNLFPHIEVIGTSAKFGLGIKLLSRKIRELIYPQYVLNSYKTYASNVEDYIIPTHSHAWEGQRRLQNYELPENVKHMYDHNYKENFDYFLKKPCGEKHDVGGGSSADGKNFLTGEGGRGSP, from the coding sequence ATGAGGATTCTCACCGAACCGACTGACCACCTGATGGTGCGAAACGAAAGACGCTTCTGCGACTTCCTGTGGGTAGTAGCCAAGTCagggaaggggggagagcCAAACTACAAAAGACGAAGGAGCAGAAAGTTAAAGGGAGAAGGATACGGAGGACACGGAGGCAATGTCATactgaaaagtaaaaaaagcatttacgatttaataaaaatagaacaaaaGGTGAAAGCAAATGATggggaaaattttaaagaaaacaGCCGAGGAAAAGATGGTAGTGACAAAGTTATATTCGTACCAGTGGGAACAATTGTGCGAAAGAGAATttactgcaaaaaaaaaaatgaaaataataggAAGGTATATAAGAGCATTTTTTGgtatcaatttttaaaagaaaatgaagaactgTTGGTAGctcgaggaggaaaaggaggcaTATcctattccttttttaaaaagcatgaCTATAGATTGCCTGAGATGGGGGAGAAGATGCTCCTCGAATTGGAGCTCCGACTGCTGAACGATGTAGCCTTCATTGGCATTGAGAACAGCGGGAAGACATCCCTCTGCAGTAGCCTCAGTAGGTACTATGGGAACATTAGTAGCCACATGTTTAGCACCACCATACCGCACGTCTCAAACATTAACTACATCGATGGGGTTGAAATAACCCTGCTGGATACCCCCTTCTTGTTTCATAACGCGCATAGGGATTGCAGCCGGGGAAAGAGAATCCTCAGACATTTATACAGAAGCAAGCTCATCGTTTACGTCATCGACGTTGCGAGCGATCAGCTTGAGAATGTGGACGACACACAGGTGGAGGACTACTACACGGAGAGCCTAAAGGGGGGGCGCGGCCGaacgggggggagcggccgCACGGGGGAGGAGATTCGTGCAGTTGACGCGGCTGTCGCTGTTGACGCGGCTGACGCGATGGACGCGGAAAATTTaacctctcccccccacagGGACACCCACGTGCACACGTCAAACGAAACCCGCGCCAACCCAAAGGACTACCACAACGATACCAtcaagcaaataaaaatgctacGAAATGAGCTGTTCCTTTTCAATCCagattatttaaaaaaaaaagaacttgTGGTGGCCACCAAGTGCGACATGCTACACAAAAACGCCCTACTCAATTTGGACTCTCTTTATTTCCGCCTGCAAAATTTGTTCCCCCATATAGAAGTTATTGGGACCTCTGCGAAATTCGGCCTAGGCATAAAGCTCCTCAGCAGGAAGATACGGGAGCTTATCTACCCTCAGTACGTCCTAAATAGTTACAAAACGTACGCCAGTAATGTAGAGGACTATATCATTCCTACGCACAGCCACGCCTGGGAGGGACAACGGCGGTTGCAGAATTATGAGCTTCCAGAGAATGTCAAACATATGTACGATCACAACTATAAGGAAAACTTCGACtactttttgaagaagcctTGCGGGGAGAAGCACGACGTGGGTGGTGGCAGCTCTGCAGAtggtaaaaattttctaacGGGGGAGGGTGGAAGGGGCTCTCCCTAG
- a CDS encoding hypothetical protein, conserved (encoded by transcript PVX_089150A) has translation MNETRSYKWYLENGCEIVPLKRGGSRESDYSLMLLDIQADFSEFLIEEKNIISDEKLVNPEGNIFNLQKKQCSQKQKKAGLTEREKYVYEIDHLWAYIEWHYNFEDEIKVQKNMVSDVGKLRKVPRMYVSAHIIEGMIHEMSKNENICMLKYTTYPSFYSKYGSDMEKEKKKQGESGIYNRCNYIYEVCDVADKSLVFASSPVINTTIKNILSITKSGKKREDFNEEQEEKEDIVQDEIWQIYLSKRIKCINDQWLLICINQELKEIIKKSGEIYFKIFNKYIKEYNDFLKSHNYNTSDDKNDMHGSSMFRGHHDKHNMFEMNNGPNESLNSERLKKYRVNLIFSGNKDINYILYKLCLNLGKFNDAVLCTKNKTYNILLNDIDGTLAICLKSFCSKYYGGNAAGSNAAVGSSTAGESFSPEELVKTLSIMGLCKEKLVLSEKATIFSNIELLFSYYLIVHSESLEGGAGQDGGDEEGGDDQHSCDDKESGDDNRCSAANHCSAANQDGVIYLSRKALFENLQFSTEEICSYLLHLQKYSTNNLLFVKKRGFRYVKSEVVYEFLVKIIELVSIHDELYAQHHVERGRASSPPFKQYRDDLHRVVRKRHGITLQSLVNLIQQNETEFAFLKNNKIPMDTYIILQLCWKCCDIENKHFDFFSLYYNYYFFYEYLNRHSEELSFEGIFDHYLHFLDDDSQVSDTVVYFNLFKLHNIISLNILRSSGKVVIHSDELFTFDMDMFTYVKYIDEMFRNFNSSVMDRMIQDFIKCYQFFLDCGYERRVGGETALRSCPSKAFQEFAPMDTAANAADVANAADVANAANAANAANAANAANTANTANAYKDRVLFRNNTILNVSNINHICNDSCMFEYFIVVKYYYTDNSFSLLEKKLKKFIHTVEEDFASAHMTSATDYSSSGSGAGGGGTSYEIRHNYKANSKKAKSNYCLNYKIFKYQTTSFPQIRLSDNYNELLCSVYTPLSIHFSIFHENVIYNKKRNSFQLIPSFLLKENLRSCLTALFTFKNSYFAQEFYPFLNPLLNNKDLIGTIAVPPLRHCRTKPIERENEKNVEFLETGSIVLSTLNSDMKSYTKFGAHSRKFVEKLCKLYNCNLPVNSFSP, from the exons ATGAACGAAACGAGATCCTACAAATGg TACCTTGAGAACGGCTGCGAAATCGTGCCCCTGAAGCGGGGGGGCAGCCGGGAAAGCGACTACTCCCTGATGCTGCTGGACATCCAGGCGGACTTCTCCGAGTTTCTGATCGAAGAGAAGAACATCATCAGCGATGAGAAGCTAGTCAACCCGGAGGGGAACATATTCAACCTACAGAAAAAGCAGTGCTCacaaaagcaaaagaaagCGGGGCTCACAGAAAGAGAAAAGTACGTGTACGAAATTGACCATCTATGGGCCTACATCGAATGGCACTACAATTTCGAGGACGAGATAAAGGTGCAGAAGAACATGGTGAGCGATGTAGGGAAGTTGAGGAAGGTACCCAGGATGTATGTGTCTGCCCATATAATCGAAGGGATGATACATGAAATGTCgaagaatgaaaatatttgcatGTTGAAGTATACCACTTACCCCAGCTTTTACAGCAAGTATGGCAGCGAtatggaaaaggagaagaagaagcagggGGAGAGTGGCATTTACAATCGGTGCAACTACATATACGAAGTTTGCGATGTGGCAGACAAGTCGCTCGTTTTCGCCAGCAGCCCGGTAATCAACACGACGATAAAAAACATCCTCAGCATCACCaagagtggaaaaaaaagggaagactTTAATGAagagcaggaggagaaggaagatATCGTGCAGGACGAAATTTggcaaatttatttatcaaAAAGGATTAAATGTATAAACGATCAGTGGCTGTTAATTTGCATCAACCAGGAGCTgaaggaaattataaaaaagtctggagaaatttatttcaaaatttttaataagtaCATAAAAGAGTACAACGATTTTTTGAAAAGCCACAACTACAACACTTCGGATGATAAAAACGACATGCATGGCTCCAGCATGTTTCGGGGGCACCATGACAAGCACAACATGTTTGAGATGAACAATGGTCCTAATGAAAGCTTAAATTCGGAGCGGCTTAAAAAGTATCGAgtgaatttaattttctccGGCAATAAGGACATTAACTACATCCTCTACAAGTTGTGCCTCAACTTGGGCAAATTTAACGACGCCGTCCTGTGCaccaaaaataaaacgtaCAACATTCTGCTCAACGATATTGACGGCACGCTGGCCATTTGCCTGAAGTCCTTTTGTTCCAAGTACTACGGGGGGAACGCGGCGGGGAGTAACGCAGCGGTAGGGAGCAGCACAGCGGGGGAGAGTTTCTCACCGGAGGAGCTGGTCAAAACGCTGTCCATCATGGGGCTCTGCAAGGAGAAGCTCGTGCTGTCCGAGAAGGCCACCATCTTCAGCAACATCGAGCTGCTGTTTTCGTACTACCTGATCGTGCACAGCGAGTCGCTGGAGGGGGGGGCCGGCCAGGACGGCGGCGACGAGGAAGGCGGCGATGACCAGCACAGCTGTGATGACAAAGAAAGCGGCGATGACAACCGCTGCTCTGCCGCGAACCACTGCTCTGCCGCGAACCAGGACGGCGTCATCTACCTGAGCAGGAAGGCCCTCTTCGAAAACCTGCAGTTCTCCACGGAAGAAATCTGCAGCTACCTTCTGCACCTGCAAAAGTACAGCACCAACAACTTGCTGTtcgtgaaaaaaaggggcttcCGATACGTCAAAAGTGAAGTAGTATACGAATTTCTCGTTAAGATAATCGAGCTGGTGAGCATCCACGACGAGCTGTACGCGCAACATCACGTGGAGCGGGGGAGAGCAAGCAGCCCGCCCTTCAAGCAGTACAGGGACGACCTGCACAGGGTGGTACGGAAGAGACACGGCATCACACTGCAAAGTTTAGTCAATCTCATTCAACAGAACGAGACCgaatttgcttttttaaaaaacaacaaaattcCAATGGACACGTATATCATCCTACAACTCTGCTGGAAATGCTGCGACATAGAGAACAAGCACTTTGACTTCTTTAGCCTCTACTATAATTACTACTTCTTTTATGAATACCTAAATAGGCATTCTGAGGAGCTTTCCTTTGAGGGGATATTTGACCATTACCTTCACTTCTTGGATGACGACAGTCAGGTGAGCGACACGGTGGTGTACTTCAACCTCTTCAAATTGCACAACATTATTTCTTTAAACATTCTACGCTCCAGTGGCAAAGTTGTGATTCACTCGGATGAACTATTCACCTTTGACATGGACATGTTCACTTATGTTAAGTACATCGACGAGATGTTCCGCAATTTTAATTCGAGCGTGATGGACCGAATGATACAGGACTTTATCAAGTGCTACCAGTTTTTCCTCGACTGTGGGTATGAGCGGCGGGTGGGTGGCGAGACGGCCCTGCGGAGTTGCCCGTCGAAGGCGTTTCAGGAGTTTGCACCGATGGACACGGCCGCCAACGCAGCTGACGTAGCTAATGCAGCTGACGTagctaacgccgctaacgcagccaacgccgctaacgcagccaacgccgctaacaccgctaacaccgccaacGCGTACAAAGACCGAGTGCTCTTCCGAAACAACACCATCCTCAACGTCAGCAACATCAACCACATCTGCAACGACAGCTGCATGTTCGAGTACTTCATCGTGGTCAAGTACTATTACACAGATAATAGCTTCTCCCTGCTCGAGAAAAAGCTGAAGAAATTTATACACACAGTTGAGGAAGACTTCGCAAGTGCGCACATGACATCCGCCACGGATTATTCCTCCTCTGGATCTGGAGCCGGGGGAGGAGGGACTTCCTACGAGATCAGGCACAATTATAAAGCGAATAGCAAAAAGGCCAAAAGTAACTACTGCttgaattataaaatttttaagtacCAGACAACTTCCTTCCCACAAATACGGCTGAGCGATAACTACAACGAGCTGCTGTGCTCTGTGTACACCCCCCTGTCCATTcacttctccatttttcacgaaaatgtaatttataataagAAGAGGAACTCCTTTCAACTCATCCCGTCCTTTTTGCTGAAGGAGAATTTGCGTAGCTGCCTGACTGCTCTGTTCACCTTCAAGAATTCCTACTTCGCTCAGGagttttacccctttttgaaTCCCCTGCTGAATAACAAG gaccTCATCGGCACGATCGCCGTGCCCCCGCTGCGCCACTGCAGGACCAAGCCCATCGAGcgcgaaaacgaaaagaacgTGGAGTTCCTGGAAACGGGAAGCATCGTTCTCTCGACGCTGAACAGCGACATGAAGAGCTACACCAAGTTCGGTGCCCACAGTCGCAAGTTCGTTGAGAAGCTGTGCAAGCTGTACAACTGCAACTTGCCCGTGAacagcttctccccctga